A stretch of the Lineus longissimus chromosome 10, tnLinLong1.2, whole genome shotgun sequence genome encodes the following:
- the LOC135495052 gene encoding mediator of RNA polymerase II transcription subunit 12-like protein isoform X4, producing the protein MATAYPSQESRPLKKPRLGPPGVYPQEPKQKEDDLSGVNVKCGFNSSQSFDEYGSARSSNIAQSQAKVGAYLSSIIAKKTELNTAQDVSKKKLQINTKDNFWPVTPRTKSNLEAWFHDLAGNKVLKKVPIFNKKEEIFSTLCQYDVPMVRATWFIKMTSAYTIAMSENKMKKRQIVDPSLDWAQALTKFLKEQLQKISEHYVGSGSSAQTSFLTATQTTSQDLLDLSLRQWKYCTQLMQYMYKEWLLDRQDVLTWFVDTLDKLKHNEDSILKIVLVQVLQYVEEFTQSHLLSRRLAHFSAKKLSYLCCEATCNVLSPRTESPMLPASTNGAITASGETPPIQNPLLAIYNEYNNCSQHRSVILNLSAILQACVLQCPGALVWHNIGEGKSHSVWSGSPLDLLPNSPSMLPMPPGSKNQQIRHQLRAAEYMIALRSRAVEVRWSCDKWQQSLTGHTMTRVLSVLDTLDRHNFERAESNNCLDSLYNKIFHPPHSKDSADTQHVGDNPVIILLCEWAVSTQRMGEHRSVVVAKLLEKRQNELAAEKFAETDGIDEKESINSTAVEATMLPIFQSLLMQFLDSKAPLMEDAANPENKRAFSNLILLFCELIRHDVFSHDAYISTLISRGDLLSPAITATTDHMGLDLMSVKSHCESVKPEPVDIQDYQNTSANKTQEDMKMELENQIFDPEFDFFGSFKEEEPTCKTSPEHLHQPPASVKSIKSEKEAPVLGTPVAPPPTTESPQKRPSRHLQYATHFPVPQDDLYIHECNQRMIILYGVGKARDDARHIAKRITKEIMKLYSKKSSLDISSGDIAKRQKKKEREKDKDSDSSSAQNFESTFNKFQKLSYYDMHAVTSLCASSVLEIINSFVTGSSFYLPLVENISYLFDLMEYSLNINGLMDFVIQLLKELSEVEVQLLLKASSLSGSYTTSLCLCIVAVLRRYHAYLLASHEQTASAFEGLCGVVKHVGNPSDCTSAERCILAYLYDLYTSCSYLKAKFSEIFGGACAKVKQTLYASITPSASNLLWDPAFMIDLIDNAKSRPDPVLVKQLNENPANRYSFVCNALLNICNGQGVERLNEISILCAELTACCNALSSEWLGVLKALCCSSNHSCGFIDVLTQVDVGDLSIHDSLAVFTAILIARHCFSLQDLVVHVALHSLLAACPSAGGDQDAEPGARLTCHLLLRLFKTDQSDSTSPFPNMKNMCNIKASCDRHLLAAAHDSITVGAVLAVLKAILVLGDSCGSESPSKVPTTPSDKGEDDIISTLLSTLDNDIARDPMGFPQTKASKGGIESAGLSDFAKHALKAICAQDWVREKFLKDPESLFTSDLLLDNMLSPRQTQQLVHLICYPNGLPGHHHHHYDEDDEPEQKDVITRILKNLNQWTLRVSWLELQLMFKQSSSSDMSCLLEDLADSTIEVFQQQTDPRNTASWGPSSPQPVSRQDPISDQSVWLMAPLIGKLPNTVQGRVLKAAASVLESGNSFWSSKNKTEKERNLLKSTSLLGHQPFLSLVLNCLKGQDEQRENLLNSLHNQLEQFIQNAKEEKYLDDAKLRQIMQEALQLRLSLVGGMFDTIQKSNTNTTDWCVLLFQMIAYGVIDTQSNSELFFTIMDMLSVLIHGTLVSEGSEKGEENRKSYMNLVKKLKKEFGDRHSDGIDLARHILPFPKRQYEVLAFEAHGSLVDTKGNKVSGFDSISRKQGLQVSLKNKVSSWDLLEGNKNSGMLPLAWFGAVKLERKPLKYEDQHRILFYHTHSLRKDPSYYLDAPPLPPEDLEPPVDKMDVRKKEIKEESIQENRQPDSGGKRGKAQRRRRQSRVGSTSGGHTPGYMQPVHSMPFRPDPPMYQPPGANGPPPQWYPPQQQPPGYFPQQQMPQENLVPSDAFIEPSSGPTFGNQINSQSKAALSTMLRARQPTTQSYMPNNPQQSMNMQMLHQVKSTRHQLIRQQLRVQQQQNNQRRLVDSQAMYGNQQMQGNQQPMPPMQGIPMETNNGMNQGYPGQNYNMQGGSMMDPHSGMMSPTFQQGYQGQNMPGPPIQPGSQNYMQQGPQGPGGPPQYPPHFNQNNMQAPQQPVPVPRGQGPGPGGPIGISGYNQIGPGPHPGGPRGAAYMQNLPTPQQQQQSRMRQMQQQRMMALQQQQKQQMQTEQQQQTAALVAQLQRQLSSAGQPPGPQPSQYKYPPQQY; encoded by the exons ATGGCGACGGCTTATCCGAGTCAAGAAAGTCGCCCCCTAAAAAAGCCAAGATTAGGACCTCCCGGCGTATATCCGCAGGAACCAAAGCAAAAAGAA GATGACTTGAGTGGAGTCAACGTCAAGTGCGGCTTCAACAGCAGCCAGAGCTTCGACGAGTATGGCTCGGCACGCTCTTCAAACATCGCCCAGTCGCAGGCCAAGGTTGGCGCATATCTCAGCTCAATCATCGCCAAAAAGACCGAACTCAACACAGCGCAAGACGTCAGCAAGAAGAAGCTTCAGATTAACACTAAGGATAACTTCTGGCCG GTCACTCCAAGAACGAAAAGTAATCTTGAAGCTTGGTTCCACGATCTTGCTGGAAACAAGGTGCTGAAGAAAGTCCCTATCTTCAACAAAAAGGAAGAGATCTTCTCAACCCTGTGCCAATATGACGTGCCCATGGTCCGTGCGACCTGGTTCATCAAGATGACATCGGCCTATACGATCGCAATGTcggaaaataaaatgaagaagcGGCAGATAGTCGACCCTTCTCTTG ATTGGGCTCAGGCATTGACGAAATTCTTGAAGGAACAGCTACAAAAGATATCTGAGCATTACGTGGGTTCCGGGTCCTCGGCGCAGACGAGCTTTCTCACCGCTACTCAAACCACGTCCCAGGACCTGTTGGACTTGTCTCTGCGACAGTGGAAGTATTGTACGCAGTtgatgcagtacatgtacaag GAATGGCTTCTCGACCGCCAAGATGTCTTGACCTGGTTTGTGGACACACTTGACAAGCTGAAACACAACGAGGACAGTATCCTCAAAATCGTCCTGGTCCAGGTCCTCCAGTACGTCGAGGAGTTCACGCAGTCGCATCTGCTGTCTCGAAGGCTGGCTCATTTTTCCGCTAAGAAGTTGTCGTATTTGTGCTGCGAGGCGACGTGTAACGTGTTATCACCGAGGACAGAGTCGCCAATGTTGCCTGCTAGCACGAATGG CGCCATCACTGCCAGTGGAGAAACTCCGCCGATCCAGAACCCGCTCCTCGCCATATACAACGAGTACAACAACTGTTCCCAGCACCGCTCCGTCATCCTCAACCTCAGTGCCATCCTCCAGGCGTGCGTCCTACAGTGCCCTGGAGCCCTGGTCTGGCACAATATCGGCGAGGGGAAGAGTCACTCGGTGTGGAGCGGTTCGCCACTTGATCTGTTGCCGAATAGTCCATCGATGCTACCGATGCCACCTGGATCGAAAAATCAACAG ATCCGTCATCAGCTGCGGGCGGCTGAGTATATGATTGCTCTGAGGAGCCGAGCGGTTGAGGTCAGATGGTCATGTGATAAGTGGCAGCAGTCTTTGACAG GCCACACTATGACACGGGTGCTAAGTGTGCTGGACACACTCGATCGTCACAACTTTGAGAGAGCGGAGAGCAACAACTGTCTCGATTCACTCTATAATAAGATATTTCATCCACCGCATAGTAAGGATAGCGCAGAC ACGCAGCATGTAGGTGACAATCCCGTCATCATACTATTGTGCGAATGGGCGGTCTCAACGCAGCGAATGGGCGAACACCGCTCAGTCGTCGTGGCGAAACTTCTCGAGAAGAGACAGAATGAATTGGCGGCAGAGAAATTTGCCGAGACGGACGGGATTGATGAGAAAGAATCGATCAACTCTACCGCAGTTGAAGCGACTATGTTGCCGATATTTCAAAGTCTTCTCATGCAGTTTCTAGATTCCAAGGCTCCACTTATGG AAGATGCTGCCAACCCAGAAAACAAGCGCGCCTTCTCCAATTTGATCCTACTTTTCTGCGAGCTGATTCGCCACGATGTCTTTTCCCATGATGCCTACATCTCCACGCTCATATCTCGCGGCGATTTATTGTCGCCGGCGATCACTGCGACTACGGATCACATGGGGTTGGACCTGATGAGCGTCAAGAGCCACTGTGAGAGTGTGAAGCCGGAGCCAGTGGACATTCAGGATTACCAGAATACCAGTGCCAATAAG ACTCAGGAAGACATGAAAATGGAGCTCGAGAATCAAATCTTTGATCCGGAGTTTGATTTCTTCGGTTCGTTCAAAGAGGAGGAGCCTACCTGTAAAACAAGTCCAGAGCATCTCCATCAACCGCCGGCCTCAGTCAAGAGTATCAAGTCGGAGAAGGAGGCACCGGTCCTTGGTACCCCGGTGGCCCCACCCCCTACCACCGAATCACCACAGAAGCGCCCGTCACGACATCTGCAGTACGCGACACATTTCCCTGTCCCACAGGATGATCTGTACATCCACGAGTGCAATCAGCGTATGATAATCTTATATGGCGTCGGAAAGGCGCGGGACGACGCCCGCCATATCGCTAAACGAATCACAAAGGAAATCATGAAGTTATATAGTAAAAAGAGCAGTTTGGACATCAGTAGTGGCGATATTGCCAAAAGACAGAAGAAAAAAGAACGGGAAAAGGACAAAGATAGTGACTCGTCTTCTGCGCAGAATTTCGAAAGTACTTTCAATAAGTTTCAGAAGTTGTCCTATTACGACATGCACGCCGTGACATCGTTATGTGCTAGTTCCGTTCTGGAAATCATTAACTCTTTCGTGACGGGTAGTTCGTTTTATTTGCCGCTGGTGGagaatatatcgtatttatttGACTTGATGGAATATTCTTTAAATATTAACGGACTTATGGATTTTGTGATACAG TTGTTGAAGGAACTAAGTGAAGTGGAGGTTCAGCTGCTTCTGAAGGCGTCGTCCCTGTCTGGAAGCTACACGACATCATTGTGTCTGTGCATCGTGGCTGTCCTCCGGCGGTACCATGCGTATCTGTTGGCCTCACATGAACAAACCGCATCTGCATTTGAAGG GTTGTGTGGCGTTGTGAAGCACGTTGGCAACCCGTCAGACTGTACCTCAGCAGAGAGATGTATCTTAGCCTATCTTTATGATCTGTATACCTCTTGTAGCTACCTCAAG GCAAAATTCTCTGAAATCTTTGGCGGTGCTTGTGCCAAAGTGAAGCAGACTCTCTACGCGAGTATCACGCCGTCTGCGTCCAatctactctgggaccccgccTTCATGATTGACCTGATCGACAACGCCAAGTCCCGGCCGGATCCCGTACTAGTCAAACAGCTGAATGAGAACCCTGCCAATAGATATAGCTTTGTTTGTAATGCTTTGCTGAATATCTGTAACGGCCAGGGAGTTGAAAG GTTGAACGAGATATCAATTTTGTGCGCCGAGCTGACAGCATGCTGTAACGCGCTCAGCTCCGAGTGGTTGGGCGTTCTCAAAGCTCTGTGCTGCTCTTCCAATCATAGCTGTGGTTTCATTGATGTTCTCACACAAGTTGAT GTTGGAGATTTGTCGATACACGATTCCCTGGCAGTCTTCACAGCTATCTTGATCGCACGGCACTGCTTCTCCCTACAGGACTTGGTCGTACATGTTGCCCTACATTCCCTGCTAGCGGCCTGCCCATCAG CTGGTGGGGACCAGGATGCAGAGCCTGGGGCTAGGTTGACGTGTCACCTCCTTCTGCGGCTTTTCAAGACCGACCAATCGGATTCCACCTCACCATTCCCGAACATGAAAAATATGTGCAATATCAAGGCGTCTTGTGATCGTCACCTCCTGGCCGCGGCTCACGATAGTATTACAGTTGGAGCTGTGTTAGCTGTTCTGAAGGCCATCCTTGTCTTAG GTGATTCATGTGGGTCTGAGAGTCCATCGAAGGTCCCCACTACGCCCAGTGATAAAGGCGAGGATGACATCATCAGTACGTTACTCAGTACACTAGACAATGACATCGCAAGGGACCCGATGGGATT TCCACAAACCAAGGCCAGCAAAGGAGGTATCGAGAGTGCCGGCCTGAGTGACTTTGCGAAACACGCCTTGAAGGCCATCTGCGCCCAGGACTGGGTCCGTGAGAAATTCCTCAAGGATCCTGAGAGTCTGTTCACGTCTGATCTACTGTTGGACAACATGCTCTCCCCAAGACAG ACGCAGCAGTTGGTCCACCTGATCTGTTACCCGAACGGCCTCccaggtcatcatcatcatcattatgatgaagatgatgagccGGAACAGAAGGATGTCATCACGAGGATACTCAAG AATTTGAATCAGTGGACACTGAGGGTATCGTGGCTAGAACTTCAGCTGATGTTCAAGCAGTCTTCCTCAAGTGACATGAGTTGTTTACTTGAAGATCTAGCCGATTCTACCATTGAGGTATTCCAACAACAAACGGATCCAAGGAACACAGCGTCTTGGGGTCCTTCTAGTCCACAGCCTGTCAGCAG ACAAGATCCAATCTCCGATCAGAGTGTCTGGCTGATGGCTCCGCTGATAGGCAAACTACCTAACACTGTACAGGGTCGTGTGTTGAAAGCGGCTGCCTCGGTGCTGGAGAGTGGCAACAGTTTCTGGTCATCGAAGAATAAGACGGAGAAGGAGAGGAATCTGTTGAAGAG CACGTCACTGCTTGGCCATCAGCCCTTCCTCTCCCTGGTGCTAAACTGTCTGAAAGGCCAAGACGAACAACGCGAGAATCTCCTCAACTCGCTGCACAACCAGCTGGAGCAGTTCATACAGAACGCCAAAGAGGAGAAGTATCTTGATGATGCGAAGCTCAGACAGATCATGCAGGAGGCCTTGCAGCTCAGGCTAAGTTTG GTTGGTGGGATGTTCGACACAATCCAGAAGAGCAATACCAACACGACTGACTGGTGCGTCCTCCTCTTTCAAATGATTGCGTACGGCGTCATCGATACCCAGTCAAACAGTGAGTTGTTCTTCACGATCATGGACATGCTGTCGGTGCTGATTCATGGCACCCTGGTCAGTGAGGGGTCGGAGAAGGGCGAAGAAAATAGGAAATCTTATATGAATCTTGTCAAGAAGTTGAAG AAAGAATTTGGCGACCGACATTCTGACGGTATTGACCTTGCCCGCCATATACTGCCATTCCCAAAGCGTCAATACGAGGTGCTGGCATTCGAAGCCCACGGAAGTCTGGTCGACACGAAGGGTAACAAAGTCAGTGGGTTCGACTCGATTAGTCGAAAACAGGGTCTTCAGGTTTCGCTGAAGAATAAAGTCAGTAGCTGGGACTTGTTGGAGGGGAATAAGAACTCTGGGATGTTGCCCCTGGCCTGGTTTGGTGCTGTTAAATTGGAGAGGAAACCTCTGAAGTATGAGGATCAGCACAG AATATTGTTCTACCACACGCACTCGTTGAGGAAGGACCCTAGCTACTACCTGGATGCCCCTCCACTTCCACCAGAGGACCTGGAACCCCCTGTGGACAAAATG GATGTTAGAAAAAAG GAGATCAAGGAAGAGTCGATTCAAGAAAACCGCCAGCCAGACAGTGGGGGGAAGCGTGGTAAGGCCCAGAGACGGAGACGCCAGTCGCGTGTGGGGTCGACCAGCGGAGGCCACACACCCGGCTACATGCAG CCTGTGCATTCCATGCCGTTCAGACCAGACCCACCAATGTACCAGCCACCGGGGGCTAACGGACCACCCCCACAGTGGTATCCCCCACAACAGCAGCCACCTGGCTACTTCCCTCAACAACAGATGCCCCAAG AAAACTTGGTGCCTTCTGATGCGTTCATAGAGCCATCCA gtggTCCCACGTTTGGTAATCAGATCAACTCGCAGTCGAAGGCCGCCCTGAGTACGATGCTGCGGGCCCGTCAACCGACGACCCAGAGCTACATGCCTAACAACCCTCAACAGTCAATGAATATGCAGATGCTGCATCAGGTAAAG TCGACCCGACATCAGTTGATCAGACAGCAGCTACGTGTCCAGCAGCAGCAGAACAACCAGCGGCGGTTGGTGGACAGTCAGGCCATGTATGGTAATCAACAGATGCAGGGCAACCAACAACCCATGCCACCCATGCAGGGCATTCCCATGGAGACAAACAATG GCATGAATCAAGGTTACCCGGGACAGAACTACAACATGCAGGGTGGATCAATGATGGACCCTCACAGCGGGATGATGTCGCCAACGTTTCAGCAGGGCTATCAGGGTCAGAACATGCCAGGGCCTCCGATACAGCCGGGCAGTCAGAACTACATGCAACAAGGACCCCAGGGACCTGGAGGACCACCTCAGTACCCACCGCA TTTCAATCAAAACAACATGCAGGCTCCCCAACAGCCTGTGCCAGTGCCCCGCGGCCAAGGACCAGGACCCGGGGGCCCTATTGGTATATCTGGGTACAATCAGATCGGGCCTGGACCGCACCCCGGGGGACCTCGCGGTGCCGCCTACATGCAGAATCTCCCGACtcctcaacaacaacaacaatcgaGGATGCGCCAGATGCAGCAGCAGCGGATGATGGCtctgcaacaacaacaaaaacaacagatGCAGACGGAGCAGCAGCAGCAGACGGCTGCGTTGGTTGCTCAGCTGCAGAGACAATTATCGAGTGCTGGCCAGCCTCCTGGGCCGCAGCCATCACAGTACAAATACCCTCCACAGCAGTACTAA